GATAGATTTTTCATAAAATTCCTGTCTCTAGCCGAGTTGCCAAATGCGATACCATAAACCCCTCCAGGGGCTATACTCCGGAAAAGATGGTATACAACGACCCAAGCAAAGTCAGAGGGTGATTGTGAGCGAATTTGCGAATTTGGTAGCGGAACTCGAAGAGCTTCTGGAAAACATTCCGGGGACTCAAAACCTTCGGCTGGAGTTAGGCGAATTGAGACGATTGATACTAGAACAACGTGCCCCAAGGTTTGTCCTTGTTGGACGTCGAGGCAGCGGGAAGTCGAGCCTCGTCAACGCGATTTTTGGACAGGAGGTGGCAGAAGTTGGTCACACGAAGTCTCAAACTGGCCGTGGGCGTTGGTGGACTTACGAGAGCGAGCTCGGAAATATCGAGATTCTGGATACTCGAGGACTCCAAGAGGGGAGCAAGCCCGAAGGCGAAGATGAGGAGTCTTCGCCACTAGAATCAATCGTTGCTTCTATTGGTGAGCGCCTGCCCGATGCGGTGTTATTTTTGGTAAAGGCAAAGGAAGTGGATGCCGCGATTGACGCAGATATCGATGCGTTGCTCAACATTCGGCGCCGACTCAAAGAAGAACACATGCCGATTGTTGCCGTGATTACGCATGTGGACGAGCTCGAGCCAAAAAATGTTAGGCTGCATGAGGCTGAAGACGAGGACCCGCACGATATTGAAGAAAAGCTCAAGCGCGTCCAAGAGGTACAGCGCCACCTCGACGATAAAATTCGTGAACACGCTGAGCTGAAAAAGGATTTGGTCGCCGTGATAGGCGTGAGCTCGTATATGTCGTGGAAGAAGGACGGCACGTTGCGTGCCGACGAGCGGTGGCGTATCGAAGACCTCGTCTTCTACCTGGCAAAAGAGCTTCCGGATGAGGCCCAGGTTACCTTTGCGCGACTGTCTCGCATGACTCGCGTTCAACGCACGATTGCACACCGCCTGACCAACGTGGTTTCGGGACTCTGCGGTGGAATTGCTGCGACGCCTCTTCCGGTGGCTGATATAGCGCCTATAACGAGTCTTCAGGTGAGTCTTGTGGCGGGGATCGCGTACGTTTCAGGTCGAGAGATGAACGTAAAAACGGCTGCCGAGTTTATGGCAGCCATGGGACTCAATGTGGGGATTGGCTACGGACTCAGAGAAGTGGCGAGGGCGCTTTTAAAGACCCTTGCACTTGGACCCGGAACGGCTGCTTCCGCTGCGATTGCGGCAGCTGCGACTTACGGAATAGGTCGCGC
This Microvenator marinus DNA region includes the following protein-coding sequences:
- a CDS encoding GTPase family protein, with translation MSEFANLVAELEELLENIPGTQNLRLELGELRRLILEQRAPRFVLVGRRGSGKSSLVNAIFGQEVAEVGHTKSQTGRGRWWTYESELGNIEILDTRGLQEGSKPEGEDEESSPLESIVASIGERLPDAVLFLVKAKEVDAAIDADIDALLNIRRRLKEEHMPIVAVITHVDELEPKNVRLHEAEDEDPHDIEEKLKRVQEVQRHLDDKIREHAELKKDLVAVIGVSSYMSWKKDGTLRADERWRIEDLVFYLAKELPDEAQVTFARLSRMTRVQRTIAHRLTNVVSGLCGGIAATPLPVADIAPITSLQVSLVAGIAYVSGREMNVKTAAEFMAAMGLNVGIGYGLREVARALLKTLALGPGTAASAAIAAAATYGIGRAATAYFLDGKTIEEAKSEFEDAKEDGPKTT